From the genome of Lentilactobacillus buchneri, one region includes:
- the efp gene encoding elongation factor P, with amino-acid sequence MAISTADFKNGLTIEVDNAIWRILSFQHVKPGKGGAFVRSKLKNLRTGAVQEKTFRSGAKMEQAQIDTRKMQYLYADGDQHVFMDMDTYDQISIPAEQIKSELNYLQENMEVQVIQYGNETLGIELPNTVVLEVASTEPGIKGDTASGGSKPATMTTGLTLQVPFFVNQGDKLTINTTDGTYISRA; translated from the coding sequence ATGGCAATTTCAACTGCTGATTTTAAAAATGGTTTAACCATCGAGGTCGATAACGCAATTTGGCGGATTTTAAGCTTCCAACACGTTAAGCCTGGTAAGGGTGGCGCATTTGTTCGTTCAAAGCTGAAGAACTTGCGGACCGGTGCTGTTCAAGAAAAAACTTTCCGTTCAGGCGCTAAGATGGAACAGGCTCAAATCGATACGCGCAAAATGCAATATCTGTATGCTGATGGTGATCAACATGTCTTCATGGATATGGATACTTACGATCAAATTTCAATTCCTGCTGAACAAATTAAAAGCGAACTGAATTATTTACAAGAAAACATGGAAGTTCAAGTTATTCAATACGGCAACGAAACCTTAGGAATTGAATTACCTAATACCGTTGTTCTTGAAGTAGCTTCCACTGAACCTGGTATCAAAGGTGATACTGCTTCGGGTGGTTCAAAACCCGCAACTATGACGACTGGATTAACATTGCAAGTTCCATTCTTTGTTAACCAGGGTGACAAGTTGACTATCAATACCACCGATGGAACTTACATTTCACGGGCATAG
- the rpmA gene encoding 50S ribosomal protein L27, whose amino-acid sequence MLAMNLQFFSHHKGGGSTANGRNSAGRRLGTKAADGSSVHSGSIIYRQRGTHIYPGNNVKRGNDDTLFAVVDGVVRFERKGRDKRQVSVYPVAEAAK is encoded by the coding sequence ATGTTAGCAATGAATTTACAATTCTTCTCTCACCATAAAGGTGGTGGATCAACTGCCAACGGTCGTAACTCAGCTGGTCGTCGTTTGGGTACAAAGGCTGCTGATGGCTCATCAGTTCACAGTGGATCAATCATCTATCGTCAACGTGGAACTCATATTTACCCAGGGAACAATGTTAAGCGTGGTAACGATGATACATTGTTTGCAGTCGTTGATGGAGTTGTTCGTTTCGAAAGAAAAGGACGCGACAAGCGTCAGGTTTCAGTTTATCCAGTTGCTGAAGCTGCAAAGTAA
- a CDS encoding ribosomal-processing cysteine protease Prp, which yields MIKATIKRYRGHVSGFTITGHADAGEYGQDIVCSAVSVLSITTVNGLQEVVGLDVDVDSDDDNGGYLSVNVPVVSDSKKRIQADAVLNTFANGMADIAESYSKYIKLNTAK from the coding sequence ATGATTAAGGCGACCATTAAGCGTTATCGCGGTCATGTAAGTGGGTTCACCATTACCGGCCATGCCGATGCGGGTGAATATGGGCAAGACATTGTCTGTTCTGCTGTTTCTGTGTTAAGCATCACAACGGTTAACGGTCTTCAAGAGGTTGTTGGACTGGATGTCGATGTCGACAGTGACGATGACAATGGTGGCTATTTATCAGTCAATGTACCAGTTGTTAGCGATTCAAAAAAGCGCATTCAAGCTGATGCAGTTTTGAATACTTTTGCGAACGGAATGGCTGATATAGCCGAAAGTTATAGTAAGTATATTAAGTTAAACACAGCGAAATAA
- the rplU gene encoding 50S ribosomal protein L21 has translation MYAVITTGGKQYKVSEGDAIYVEKLDAEEGAKVTFDQVVMVGGDSVKVGTPLVDGASVTGTVEKQGRQKKIIIFRYKPKKGSRSKKGHRQPYTKVVIDSIKA, from the coding sequence ATGTACGCAGTTATTACTACAGGCGGTAAGCAATACAAGGTTTCCGAAGGCGACGCAATCTACGTTGAAAAATTAGACGCAGAAGAAGGCGCAAAGGTTACTTTTGATCAAGTTGTTATGGTTGGTGGCGATTCAGTTAAAGTTGGTACACCATTAGTTGATGGCGCATCAGTAACTGGAACTGTTGAAAAACAGGGTCGTCAAAAGAAGATTATCATCTTCCGTTACAAACCAAAGAAGGGCTCACGTTCAAAGAAGGGCCATCGTCAACCATATACCAAGGTTGTTATTGATTCAATCAAGGCATAA
- a CDS encoding GH25 family lysozyme has translation MPKIVIDLASYQGSSVSYFKTFKAHGVDAAMVKLTEGTNYLNPKASAQVTNAYKVFGAVGAYHFFHGNGTAEARYFLAWVRKFGLDKSTVLAINVEASGLPYNTTPQVNVFLRYLINAGYKNVITYGSGSWFNSGRIKRSELIDKHIWVAAYGVSQPGVANANSWQFTDDFKGLKVDASYDFDGSLSGSKMVAKPNYYKSPKIGLYEVTSPVWIYKKKNFSKDTQSKQRLMKGSRMWAKAVKAGKITHLKLKYAKGYISSNADYVHRIYLKK, from the coding sequence ATGCCTAAAATTGTAATTGATCTTGCCAGTTACCAAGGATCATCAGTTTCATACTTCAAAACTTTTAAAGCTCATGGAGTTGATGCTGCTATGGTCAAATTGACTGAGGGCACCAACTACTTGAATCCGAAAGCATCCGCCCAAGTGACGAATGCCTATAAAGTATTTGGTGCAGTTGGCGCTTACCACTTCTTTCATGGAAATGGGACAGCAGAAGCGCGGTACTTTTTGGCTTGGGTCAGGAAGTTTGGGCTGGATAAGTCAACAGTTCTAGCAATTAATGTTGAAGCATCCGGATTGCCCTACAATACAACTCCCCAAGTGAACGTCTTTTTGCGCTATCTTATCAATGCCGGTTATAAAAATGTCATCACCTACGGCAGCGGTTCCTGGTTCAATTCTGGACGAATTAAGCGATCGGAACTTATTGACAAGCATATCTGGGTAGCTGCCTATGGCGTTTCGCAGCCTGGGGTAGCCAACGCAAATAGTTGGCAGTTTACCGATGATTTTAAAGGACTAAAGGTTGATGCTTCGTATGACTTTGATGGCTCACTTTCTGGCAGTAAAATGGTTGCTAAGCCAAATTACTATAAGTCACCAAAAATTGGCTTGTATGAAGTGACTTCTCCCGTCTGGATCTACAAAAAGAAGAACTTCAGCAAAGACACGCAAAGCAAACAGCGTCTGATGAAAGGCTCACGGATGTGGGCTAAGGCGGTCAAAGCTGGTAAGATCACCCATTTAAAGCTGAAGTACGCTAAAGGCTATATCAGTAGCAATGCGGATTACGTTCACCGGATTTATTTAAAAAAGTAG
- a CDS encoding phage holin, LLH family, whose protein sequence is MKIFKQISDIFSWLQSTGILAALVALIIVVVKQVQPYLKIHIKNKQLNQVTDFALTTVTKFATLAGLSKSDRKKAADKDVADFAAQLGLTWVTPEIVDSIVEAAYQQFKKLGYDNHQPQTLPEPTETAENSATPQTSASSAAPVAQSSAPKPEGVGHSASQAPQTIQSVANSGSDQNA, encoded by the coding sequence ATGAAAATTTTTAAACAGATTAGTGATATTTTTAGCTGGCTTCAAAGTACCGGCATTCTAGCCGCATTGGTGGCTCTGATTATTGTGGTCGTGAAGCAAGTCCAACCATACTTAAAGATTCACATTAAAAATAAGCAACTTAACCAGGTGACGGATTTCGCCCTAACGACCGTTACCAAGTTTGCCACATTGGCGGGATTATCCAAATCTGACCGGAAAAAGGCGGCCGACAAAGATGTGGCTGACTTTGCGGCACAACTTGGGCTAACCTGGGTAACTCCGGAAATTGTTGACTCAATCGTTGAAGCAGCCTATCAGCAATTCAAGAAACTCGGCTATGATAATCATCAACCACAGACTTTGCCAGAGCCAACTGAGACAGCCGAAAATTCGGCCACCCCACAAACATCGGCAAGCTCTGCAGCACCAGTCGCACAATCATCCGCACCCAAACCTGAAGGTGTAGGACACTCCGCTTCTCAAGCACCTCAAACCATCCAATCAGTAGCAAATTCAGGGAGTGATCAGAATGCCTAA
- a CDS encoding pyocin knob domain-containing protein, with the protein MQKMGDTIITDLGMDLLSSVNNGNDKITYTKTVLAADDLTQESDVDIQKTTSLTLIQQTTGTTVISRVDNTVNLGATFTNKEVTQNFDFYVIGWYAKGSAVITDERLFAITPSTVKQTMPAGKDGAATAAISPKYASALSRSATVSLNPDQAGTVTPEYVDQKIQQIISQGIVNAGSTLSESDNLDSFITTGYHLIKGSLPLSAPEDFSTNGQIIVYGNKDTTDGVTQLAYDDINGTSYVRSYNPTNNKWSDWDLVITKSQLNAVLPTDIARTGENNDFKGKNTFETDPTDSAGNAYAKTVDVNQQLDKKVNIADMRKPASDVAGIEEVSSKQDKIGYTPADDSEVAHLSGANNFDTVPTVNNNPLLLASSLPSDLARTSQQTNFTAGLQSGGVPVATSDDLKSVENSAWHTVTLPNSQGLKSITMIYKNHEDDKYIEANIYANSVHTTIYACTMLDLSGIVNRITDIDLLFVSYSSNGFLNNDGSTVGSISATAAGAKISLPSNCEIYSPTNIAIMSNSGGSFAKIYYDSLVNN; encoded by the coding sequence ATGCAAAAAATGGGTGATACTATTATTACGGACTTAGGGATGGATTTATTGAGTTCTGTAAATAATGGTAATGACAAAATTACTTATACGAAAACGGTATTAGCTGCTGACGACTTAACACAGGAATCTGATGTGGATATTCAAAAAACCACATCACTAACATTAATTCAGCAAACAACCGGAACAACGGTTATCAGTCGAGTTGATAATACAGTTAATTTAGGAGCCACTTTTACTAATAAAGAAGTTACTCAAAATTTCGATTTTTATGTTATTGGTTGGTATGCTAAGGGCAGTGCAGTTATAACAGATGAACGGTTATTTGCAATCACTCCCAGCACTGTTAAGCAAACAATGCCGGCGGGAAAGGATGGAGCAGCAACAGCTGCAATCTCGCCAAAATACGCCAGTGCTTTAAGCCGATCGGCAACTGTGAGCTTAAATCCTGATCAAGCAGGCACAGTTACTCCAGAATATGTTGACCAGAAGATTCAACAGATTATTAGCCAGGGAATTGTTAATGCAGGTTCAACACTATCAGAATCTGATAACCTTGACAGTTTTATTACCACGGGCTACCACTTGATTAAGGGCAGTTTGCCGCTTAGTGCACCAGAAGACTTTTCAACTAATGGCCAGATTATTGTTTATGGGAATAAAGACACAACGGATGGTGTCACACAATTGGCTTACGACGATATTAATGGCACAAGCTACGTTCGATCATATAATCCGACCAACAATAAATGGTCTGATTGGGATTTAGTTATTACCAAGTCTCAATTGAATGCGGTTTTGCCAACTGACATCGCCAGAACTGGTGAAAATAATGACTTCAAAGGCAAAAATACTTTTGAAACCGATCCCACTGATAGTGCAGGGAATGCTTATGCCAAAACAGTTGACGTTAATCAGCAACTGGATAAAAAAGTGAATATTGCTGATATGCGTAAACCAGCTAGTGATGTAGCAGGAATTGAAGAGGTTAGTTCCAAGCAAGATAAAATTGGTTACACACCTGCTGATGACAGTGAAGTAGCCCACCTATCCGGTGCCAACAACTTTGATACCGTTCCAACTGTTAACAATAATCCGTTATTACTAGCAAGCAGTTTACCGTCTGACCTAGCACGAACATCTCAGCAAACCAACTTTACAGCAGGTTTGCAGTCAGGAGGTGTTCCAGTCGCTACTAGCGACGATTTGAAAAGCGTTGAAAACTCGGCTTGGCATACGGTAACGCTTCCCAATTCGCAAGGATTAAAAAGTATTACAATGATATATAAAAACCATGAAGATGATAAATATATTGAGGCAAATATTTACGCGAACTCTGTCCATACAACTATTTATGCATGTACCATGCTTGATCTTAGCGGAATAGTTAATCGTATAACCGATATTGATTTATTATTTGTATCATATTCTAGTAACGGGTTTTTAAACAACGATGGAAGTACTGTTGGATCAATTTCAGCTACGGCTGCGGGAGCTAAAATTTCTTTACCAAGTAACTGTGAAATTTATTCACCAACAAACATCGCTATTATGTCAAACAGTGGAGGATCATTTGCAAAAATATACTATGATTCCCTAGTTAATAATTAG
- a CDS encoding baseplate J/gp47 family protein, translating into MALDLKYGLSSSGFLVPTYEEVLDAVQTDFKRRFGEDIPLTANSNFGILSMSFSYFISKYFQQLQLFYYDAYVTTATDTGLDRQASNAGITRNDSSQSQATLHIVTDGEYLIEAGTQFETADGIVFDVINDVVTTRQSDGSWSVDVNANSDDYGAYTNTPANSITIVSDPDDNIISVNNPEASNGGMDRETDDLLRRRIITETIANPSGTINGIITALTNLSGVKQVGAVQNPLGTVDSYGNPPYTVHLYVLGGAKQDILNALATYSGFGPMFTGSESGQVADDSGTMRTYYFDYATPIPIHVNVKLKTNSNWDADSGIGEVKELIADYINSLSMGANVVLTKMYPDIYSMDGVDEATILIGRDPSNLSSQDIQVDKYEVPQGSTDWINVGDDNTAMLTGYTSTTNSIKLDFE; encoded by the coding sequence TTGGCACTTGATTTAAAATATGGCCTAAGCTCTAGCGGATTCTTAGTGCCAACTTATGAGGAAGTATTAGATGCAGTGCAGACCGATTTCAAACGTCGGTTCGGCGAGGATATTCCATTAACGGCGAATTCAAATTTCGGCATTCTTTCAATGTCCTTCTCATATTTCATATCTAAGTATTTTCAACAATTGCAGTTATTCTATTATGATGCCTATGTAACTACAGCAACCGATACCGGCCTGGATCGTCAAGCATCTAATGCTGGGATCACACGGAATGATTCATCTCAATCACAAGCAACGCTTCATATTGTGACGGATGGAGAATATTTGATCGAGGCTGGAACCCAGTTCGAAACTGCAGATGGAATTGTGTTTGATGTAATAAACGATGTTGTTACAACTCGGCAATCCGATGGATCCTGGTCAGTTGATGTTAATGCCAACTCCGATGATTATGGTGCTTACACTAACACTCCAGCTAATAGTATTACTATTGTTTCCGATCCGGATGACAATATTATCAGTGTTAACAACCCAGAAGCATCAAATGGCGGTATGGATCGAGAAACTGATGATCTCTTGCGACGGCGGATTATTACGGAAACTATCGCCAACCCTTCTGGAACCATCAATGGCATTATTACTGCATTAACCAATCTTTCTGGCGTAAAACAAGTTGGGGCCGTCCAAAATCCTTTGGGAACAGTTGATAGCTATGGTAATCCTCCTTACACTGTTCATCTATATGTGCTAGGTGGTGCTAAACAAGACATTCTAAATGCATTAGCGACCTACTCTGGCTTTGGACCGATGTTTACCGGTTCAGAGTCAGGCCAAGTGGCCGATGATTCTGGAACAATGCGAACATATTATTTTGATTATGCAACACCAATTCCGATTCATGTCAATGTTAAGCTCAAAACAAATTCTAATTGGGATGCCGATAGTGGCATTGGTGAAGTTAAAGAACTGATCGCTGACTATATCAACAGCCTTTCAATGGGTGCTAACGTTGTACTGACCAAGATGTATCCGGATATCTATTCAATGGACGGCGTGGATGAAGCTACTATTTTAATTGGTCGTGATCCAAGCAATTTATCTAGTCAAGATATTCAAGTGGATAAATATGAAGTTCCGCAAGGATCGACTGATTGGATCAATGTTGGTGATGATAATACGGCCATGCTAACTGGGTACACATCCACAACTAACTCAATTAAATTAGACTTTGAATAG
- a CDS encoding phage baseplate plug family protein, whose product MRMYIPFDTENMPDVFDITVGGSKYTFRGDYNEVADYYTATVIKDDRVLLSGEPLLVGNILGMDIPDRDLPLDDIKVMDESGQLHDAGFINFMDGVKPYIDEVDPNGSETDNPDATPLGYDPDDEDDETDAEGTIVI is encoded by the coding sequence ATGCGAATGTATATTCCATTCGACACGGAGAATATGCCCGATGTTTTCGATATTACAGTCGGTGGGTCAAAGTACACGTTTCGTGGCGATTATAACGAAGTTGCCGACTACTATACCGCGACGGTGATCAAAGATGATCGGGTGTTACTGTCTGGTGAGCCATTGCTGGTGGGCAATATTTTAGGGATGGATATACCTGATCGTGATCTGCCGCTCGACGATATCAAGGTCATGGATGAATCCGGACAGTTGCATGATGCTGGCTTTATCAACTTTATGGACGGTGTCAAACCGTATATTGATGAGGTTGATCCTAATGGGTCTGAGACTGACAATCCGGATGCCACACCGTTAGGATATGATCCTGATGACGAAGACGATGAGACTGATGCAGAAGGGACGATTGTCATATGA
- a CDS encoding phage baseplate protein, giving the protein MAAKKKMTAEQKLDSEISKYKKSVTNYKDKYNNAKTKQASFFKKANDAKDDKTKQFMTTIANSWKRAKDGYKAGYDRSNTKLKSLTKKKTKFEKNKVTKNLAKVSEKISEHSKKVDAGENEGKPAIYRSDGQSTDIIYVATTGGENDDTTSDISTWPRDSGAPAHNYARVSGKTVTLSGIITGNTDHESREKFNKLLQWHSRHYELTYKGRIYYKHLMISDIGRTYDDFATNIKVNLSFQFSYPVKVTAKAGTKKTNKTTKSQKSTQGTRNKTYKTLTVKSGMTYWQLSKTYGKSVAWLEKVNGKNLIAGKKVRVR; this is encoded by the coding sequence ATGGCTGCTAAGAAAAAGATGACTGCTGAACAGAAATTGGATAGCGAAATATCCAAATACAAGAAATCAGTCACCAATTATAAGGATAAGTACAACAATGCTAAAACGAAACAAGCTAGTTTTTTTAAGAAGGCGAATGATGCCAAGGACGATAAAACAAAGCAGTTTATGACCACCATTGCGAATTCGTGGAAGCGTGCCAAAGATGGCTATAAGGCTGGTTATGACCGAAGTAACACCAAATTGAAATCTTTGACGAAAAAGAAAACCAAGTTCGAAAAGAATAAGGTTACCAAGAATTTAGCTAAAGTTTCTGAAAAGATATCTGAGCATAGCAAAAAAGTTGATGCTGGAGAAAATGAAGGTAAGCCAGCAATTTATCGTAGTGACGGCCAAAGCACTGATATCATCTATGTAGCTACTACTGGTGGTGAGAATGACGATACAACGTCTGATATCTCCACTTGGCCACGAGATTCTGGTGCGCCGGCGCATAACTATGCACGGGTATCCGGCAAAACGGTCACTTTAAGTGGGATTATCACTGGTAACACCGATCATGAATCTCGAGAGAAATTTAATAAGCTTCTCCAATGGCATTCACGACACTATGAATTAACCTATAAAGGTCGGATCTACTACAAGCATTTGATGATTTCTGATATCGGTCGGACCTATGATGATTTTGCAACAAACATCAAAGTCAATTTATCTTTCCAGTTTAGCTATCCAGTTAAAGTTACAGCTAAAGCTGGTACCAAGAAAACTAATAAAACAACCAAGTCACAAAAGTCAACTCAAGGCACACGTAACAAGACTTATAAGACGCTCACGGTTAAAAGTGGTATGACTTACTGGCAGTTATCAAAGACTTACGGTAAATCGGTGGCTTGGCTAGAAAAAGTAAACGGCAAGAATTTGATTGCTGGTAAAAAAGTAAGAGTTAGATAA